One genomic window of Phycisphaeraceae bacterium includes the following:
- the purD gene encoding phosphoribosylamine--glycine ligase yields the protein MTKSTERVNVLLVGGGGREHAIAWKLRQSGRLGQLWLTHPENPGLAELGRAADVPIEYDRPFRLQRFCEKERVGLVIIGPEAPLAAGLADALAAGTGSGDAAPVVFGPGKQAAMLESDKAWAKQLFRAAAIPTAEGRVFSDADAAKEYIRSRESPQVVKAAGLAQGKGVIVPDTADDAVAAIDRIMVRREFGDAGAKVVIEERLRGREASVLALVDGRTIYLLEACQDHKRLGDGDTGPNTGGMGAFCPGGVTDDKVIERVYREILVPTIDTLKRDGIDFRGVLYAGIMLTPAGPKVLEFNTRFGDPECQVLMTRMRADLVDVCLATATRKLDNVSIDWQPAASCCVVLASHGYPDRPRTGVPVEGLADAAEVEGVTVFHSGTRRDEAGRIVTAGGRVLSVTAVGESMEQARQRAYRACDLIRFEGKTYRKDIGADTGR from the coding sequence ATGACAAAGAGCACCGAGCGGGTCAATGTTCTGCTAGTCGGCGGTGGGGGGCGTGAGCACGCGATTGCGTGGAAGCTCCGCCAGTCCGGCCGGTTGGGCCAGTTATGGCTCACCCATCCCGAGAACCCCGGCCTTGCCGAGCTTGGGCGAGCCGCCGATGTGCCTATCGAATACGACCGGCCGTTTCGGCTTCAGCGGTTCTGCGAGAAAGAGCGGGTTGGCCTGGTGATCATCGGGCCCGAAGCCCCGCTTGCCGCTGGGCTGGCCGATGCCCTTGCCGCGGGCACCGGGAGCGGCGATGCGGCCCCGGTCGTGTTCGGCCCCGGAAAACAGGCGGCCATGCTCGAGTCGGACAAGGCATGGGCGAAGCAACTCTTCCGCGCGGCGGCGATCCCCACTGCGGAAGGACGGGTCTTTTCGGATGCCGACGCGGCGAAAGAATACATCCGCTCGCGTGAGTCCCCGCAGGTGGTCAAGGCCGCGGGGCTTGCCCAGGGAAAGGGCGTCATCGTGCCCGACACCGCCGACGATGCGGTTGCCGCGATCGATCGGATCATGGTCCGGCGGGAGTTCGGAGACGCGGGCGCGAAGGTCGTTATTGAGGAGCGGCTGCGCGGCCGAGAGGCCTCCGTTCTCGCGCTGGTGGATGGCCGGACCATCTACCTTCTTGAGGCATGCCAGGACCACAAACGCCTTGGAGACGGCGACACCGGTCCGAATACCGGAGGCATGGGCGCGTTCTGTCCGGGCGGTGTCACCGACGACAAGGTCATCGAGCGCGTCTACCGCGAGATCCTCGTCCCCACGATCGACACCTTGAAGCGTGATGGGATCGACTTCCGAGGCGTCCTGTACGCCGGGATCATGCTCACGCCCGCCGGTCCGAAGGTGCTGGAGTTCAACACCCGCTTCGGCGACCCCGAGTGCCAGGTCCTCATGACCCGTATGCGGGCGGATTTGGTGGATGTCTGCCTGGCAACGGCGACCCGTAAACTCGACAACGTGTCGATCGACTGGCAACCCGCCGCGTCCTGCTGTGTCGTGCTCGCGAGCCACGGCTACCCCGATCGGCCTCGCACGGGTGTTCCCGTTGAGGGCCTCGCTGACGCCGCCGAGGTCGAGGGCGTCACGGTGTTCCACTCCGGTACGCGGCGAGATGAGGCGGGCCGGATCGTGACGGCCGGCGGGCGGGTGCTGAGCGTGACCGCGGTCGGCGAGTCGATGGAGCAGGCCCGCCAGCGTGCCTACCGCGCCTGCGACCTGATCCGATTCGAGGGCAAGACCTACCGCAAGGACATCGGCGCCGACACCGGCCGCTAG
- a CDS encoding ArsR family transcriptional regulator: MDRTAADTLVTARLAALGEMIRLRLLRLLEEEELSVGELARVVQLPQSTVSRHLKVLADGEWLFKRSEGTATLYRLVLDDMDANARALWLAVRAQMSPDHSPELAEDTRRLESVLAERRTDSQSFFGRVVGEWDDLRNDLFGDRATFQAMLSLLPRDWTVADLGCGTGNAAELLAANVARVIAVDQSAPMIKAAKKRLAGCDNVDFRRGDLDALPLSAGEVDAAVCVLVLHHVADPSAACAEIHRTVRPGGVVLIVDMVEHERASYRHTMGHRWLGFSRSAIERLLTQAGFRNPKYQELRSHPEAKGPGLFACTAFAGSDAGRKVPE; encoded by the coding sequence ATGGATCGCACAGCCGCCGACACCTTGGTCACCGCCCGTCTCGCCGCGCTTGGCGAGATGATCCGCCTTCGCCTCCTTCGGCTGCTCGAAGAAGAGGAGTTATCGGTGGGTGAGTTGGCGCGGGTCGTCCAGCTCCCGCAATCAACGGTCAGTCGCCACCTCAAGGTGCTCGCCGATGGAGAGTGGCTGTTCAAGCGGAGCGAGGGCACGGCGACGCTGTACCGGCTGGTTCTCGACGACATGGATGCAAACGCAAGGGCCCTTTGGCTCGCGGTCCGGGCACAGATGAGCCCGGACCATTCGCCGGAACTCGCCGAGGACACGCGGCGGCTGGAGTCGGTGCTCGCCGAGCGACGGACCGACAGCCAGTCGTTCTTCGGCCGCGTCGTGGGGGAATGGGACGATCTGAGAAATGATCTCTTCGGCGACCGCGCCACGTTCCAGGCGATGCTGTCGCTCCTCCCCCGAGATTGGACCGTAGCCGACCTTGGCTGCGGCACCGGGAACGCGGCGGAGTTGTTGGCCGCCAATGTCGCTCGCGTGATCGCCGTGGACCAGTCGGCCCCGATGATCAAAGCCGCGAAGAAGCGTCTGGCTGGGTGCGACAACGTGGACTTCCGTCGCGGCGACCTTGACGCCTTGCCACTGTCGGCCGGAGAGGTCGATGCAGCGGTGTGCGTGCTGGTCCTGCACCATGTTGCGGACCCCAGCGCCGCATGTGCGGAGATCCATCGCACGGTGCGCCCCGGCGGCGTTGTCCTGATCGTGGACATGGTGGAGCACGAGCGGGCGTCCTACCGCCACACCATGGGCCACCGGTGGCTGGGGTTCTCGCGGTCGGCTATCGAGCGTCTGCTGACCCAGGCCGGGTTCCGAAACCCGAAGTACCAGGAGTTGCGATCACACCCTGAGGCCAAGGGCCCGGGCTTGTTTGCCTGCACGGCGTTCGCCGGATCGGACGCTGGCCGGAAGGTCCCAGAATGA
- the metF gene encoding methylenetetrahydrofolate reductase [NAD(P)H], translating to MHIQDILKLDPTTFSFEFFPPKSAEAAEALFQSAKELEALKPSFVSVTYGAGGSTRELTRDLVVRLKSSTRLDPVPHLTCVCHSQDEVKSILDRYAEAGITNILALGGDVPKSLNGHDRSSDSFRYAADLVRYIRQYNDGGGHFDRRGFGIGVAGYPEGHPGTPNRLREMELLKAKVDAGADYIVTQLFFENRDFFDFRDRCELMGIKVPILAGIMPVTSLPGMLRMADLALGCRFPAPLMRAINRTSGDADAIRRVGVHWATEQCRDLLDNDTRGIHFYTLNRSTATRDIYLNLGVQDSRSLSRPGKDQVIWTTTPPGA from the coding sequence TTGCACATCCAGGACATTCTCAAACTCGACCCGACGACGTTCTCCTTCGAGTTTTTCCCGCCGAAGTCGGCGGAGGCGGCGGAGGCGCTGTTCCAGTCGGCCAAGGAACTCGAGGCGCTCAAGCCGAGTTTCGTTTCGGTGACCTACGGCGCCGGCGGTTCAACACGGGAACTGACCCGCGACCTTGTGGTGCGGCTCAAGTCGTCGACGCGGCTGGACCCGGTGCCGCACCTGACCTGCGTGTGTCACTCGCAGGACGAGGTCAAGTCGATCCTGGACCGGTACGCCGAGGCGGGGATCACCAACATCCTCGCCCTGGGTGGGGACGTCCCCAAGTCCCTGAACGGCCATGACCGCAGCTCCGATTCGTTCCGCTATGCCGCCGACCTGGTCCGCTACATCCGGCAGTACAACGACGGCGGCGGGCACTTCGACCGTCGGGGATTTGGTATCGGTGTCGCAGGATACCCGGAGGGTCATCCCGGAACGCCCAACCGCCTCCGCGAGATGGAGCTGCTCAAGGCGAAGGTCGACGCGGGCGCCGACTACATCGTCACGCAGCTTTTCTTCGAGAACCGGGACTTCTTCGATTTCCGGGATCGATGCGAGTTGATGGGCATCAAGGTCCCGATCCTCGCCGGGATCATGCCGGTCACCTCGCTCCCGGGGATGCTCCGGATGGCGGATTTGGCGCTGGGATGCCGCTTCCCGGCCCCGCTGATGCGGGCAATCAACCGCACCAGCGGCGATGCCGATGCGATCAGGCGGGTCGGCGTGCACTGGGCGACGGAGCAGTGCCGCGACCTCTTGGACAATGACACCCGCGGAATCCACTTCTACACACTGAACCGGTCGACGGCGACGCGCGACATCTATCTCAATCTTGGTGTACAGGATTCGCGGTCGCTGTCACGGCCCGGCAAGGACCAGGTGATCTGGACCACGACGCCCCCGGGCGCGTGA
- a CDS encoding gamma-glutamyl-gamma-aminobutyrate hydrolase family protein, translating to MPRDRSEFGGWRQSPRHDQAAAPRQAPVGQPAPQRRRPVVGITADLSEPVEGKPRATCSLAYARAVKEAGGVPIILPPDPAMAETHVGLLDAVVLTGGDDPRTEPFGMPTHPKATPIHPVRQAYETALLAALGAHPERPVLGVCLGMQMMALTHGGRLHQHLPDVLETAESHSGNRLHPITVLVPGALPPADSAADGGGVTSHHHQAVCDAGRLRVIARSADGVIEAIDDPARRFFIGVQWHPERTEDHRFGIALFRRLVAAVGD from the coding sequence GTGCCAAGGGATCGCAGCGAGTTTGGCGGTTGGAGGCAGTCGCCCCGTCACGACCAGGCGGCTGCACCGCGACAGGCGCCGGTCGGCCAGCCGGCGCCGCAGCGGCGACGCCCGGTCGTCGGGATCACCGCGGATCTCTCCGAGCCAGTCGAGGGGAAGCCACGTGCGACCTGCTCGCTCGCCTATGCCCGCGCGGTGAAGGAGGCCGGGGGCGTGCCGATCATTCTGCCGCCAGACCCGGCGATGGCCGAGACCCATGTCGGCCTCCTTGATGCCGTTGTCCTGACCGGTGGCGACGACCCGAGGACGGAGCCCTTTGGAATGCCGACGCACCCGAAAGCGACGCCGATCCACCCGGTTCGCCAGGCCTACGAGACCGCGCTGCTCGCTGCGCTCGGGGCCCATCCGGAGCGTCCGGTGCTCGGTGTGTGCCTGGGTATGCAGATGATGGCTCTGACCCACGGCGGCCGGTTGCACCAGCACCTTCCAGATGTGCTGGAGACCGCCGAGAGCCACAGCGGCAACCGGCTGCACCCCATCACCGTGCTTGTTCCGGGGGCGCTGCCACCGGCCGACTCGGCGGCCGACGGTGGGGGAGTGACCAGCCACCACCACCAGGCCGTATGCGACGCGGGACGGCTCCGGGTGATTGCCCGCTCGGCCGATGGCGTGATCGAGGCGATCGACGATCCCGCGAGGAGGTTTTTCATCGGTGTGCAGTGGCACCCGGAGCGAACCGAGGACCACCGATTCGGCATCGCGTTGTTCCGGCGCCTCGTCGCCGCGGTCGGCGACTGA
- the ahcY gene encoding adenosylhomocysteinase produces the protein MSTTTAAKPASKSSNGTASSARPAFKVRDLSLAELGRKEIRLAEHEMPGLMALRERYKGKKPLAGAKIMGSLHMTVQTAVLIETLVDLGADVRWVSCNIFSTQDSAAAAVAVGPNGTVENPKGVPVFAWKGETLEEYWWCTDQALAWPDGTGPNLLLDDGGDATLLVHKGFEFEKAGSVPAFNAESDPEEWGVILDLLREQQKANPGRFTKVLKGIKGVSEETTTGVLRLYEMQRAGTLAFPAINVNDSATKSKFDNLYGCRHSLVDGLNRATDVMLSGKVALVLGYGDVGKGCCQALRGQGCRVIVTEIDPINALQAAMEGYQVATLDDVVETADIFITATGNKDVINLSHMKRMKDKAIVANIGHFDNEIDMASLLRACDKGEAKRINIKAQYDEFVFQPGTSGEKSILVLAEGRLMNLGCATGHPSFVMSSSFTNQTIAQLDLWLNANNKPTLSGFKYETGKVYTLPKKLDEEVARLHLAKLGVRLTRLTDAQAKYLGISPDGPYKSDHYRY, from the coding sequence ATGAGCACGACCACTGCCGCGAAACCTGCTTCCAAGTCTTCCAACGGCACGGCCTCCAGCGCCCGCCCGGCGTTCAAGGTTCGGGACCTTTCGCTGGCCGAACTGGGCCGCAAGGAGATCCGACTTGCCGAACACGAAATGCCGGGGCTGATGGCCCTGCGCGAACGGTACAAGGGCAAGAAGCCGCTGGCCGGCGCAAAGATCATGGGCTCGCTGCACATGACCGTTCAGACGGCCGTGCTGATCGAGACGCTCGTGGACCTGGGCGCGGACGTCCGCTGGGTCTCGTGCAACATCTTCAGCACGCAGGACTCCGCCGCGGCCGCGGTGGCCGTCGGCCCCAACGGCACGGTCGAGAATCCCAAGGGGGTTCCGGTCTTCGCGTGGAAGGGTGAGACCCTTGAAGAGTACTGGTGGTGCACGGACCAGGCGCTGGCGTGGCCCGATGGCACCGGCCCGAACCTGCTGCTGGACGACGGCGGCGATGCCACGCTGCTCGTCCACAAGGGCTTCGAGTTCGAGAAAGCCGGCAGCGTTCCCGCCTTCAACGCGGAGAGCGACCCCGAGGAATGGGGCGTGATCCTCGACCTTCTGCGCGAGCAGCAGAAGGCCAACCCGGGGCGGTTTACCAAGGTTCTCAAGGGGATCAAGGGCGTGAGCGAGGAGACGACGACCGGCGTGCTCCGGCTGTACGAGATGCAGCGGGCGGGCACGCTGGCATTCCCCGCGATCAACGTGAACGACTCGGCGACCAAGAGCAAGTTCGACAACCTCTACGGCTGCCGGCACTCGCTGGTCGACGGCCTGAACCGTGCGACGGACGTCATGCTCTCGGGCAAGGTGGCCCTGGTGCTCGGGTACGGCGATGTCGGCAAGGGGTGCTGCCAGGCGCTCCGCGGGCAAGGCTGCCGCGTGATCGTCACCGAGATCGATCCGATCAACGCCCTGCAGGCCGCGATGGAGGGGTACCAGGTCGCGACGCTCGACGACGTCGTCGAGACGGCGGACATCTTCATCACCGCCACCGGCAACAAGGACGTCATCAACCTGTCCCACATGAAGCGGATGAAGGACAAGGCGATCGTTGCGAACATCGGCCACTTCGACAACGAGATCGACATGGCCTCGTTGCTCAGGGCGTGCGACAAGGGCGAGGCCAAGCGGATCAACATCAAGGCCCAGTACGACGAGTTCGTCTTCCAGCCCGGCACCTCCGGCGAGAAAAGCATCCTGGTGCTGGCCGAGGGCCGGCTGATGAACCTGGGGTGCGCAACCGGCCACCCGTCGTTCGTCATGTCCTCGTCCTTCACAAACCAGACGATCGCGCAGCTTGATCTGTGGCTCAACGCCAACAACAAGCCGACGCTCAGCGGGTTCAAGTACGAGACCGGCAAGGTCTACACGCTGCCCAAGAAGCTCGACGAGGAGGTGGCCCGTCTGCACCTGGCCAAACTCGGCGTCAGGCTGACGCGGCTGACCGACGCGCAGGCGAAGTACCTGGGCATCTCGCCCGACGGACCGTACAAGTCCGACCACTACCGGTATTGA